The Gemmatimonadota bacterium genome has a segment encoding these proteins:
- a CDS encoding DUF488 family protein, giving the protein MMYYRRKVLLALVEAFGGRLKRTDFQKLLFLFCQYTGQNFYDFFPYKYGGFSFLSYQDKSRLVSQDLLGRDEDFEFIADVSFVEQLKSKDQVALKTFVAETNGLRGNPLIRKTYLEFPAYACQSTILSEILSEDEIASLRPLWRRDTSPCLFTIGYEGKSIDAYLNQLIANNVKALVDVRKNPLSMKYGFSKTRLRSYIESVGLQYYHLPELGIPSNLRRNLNLPDAYRDLFEYYRTKILPDQFESLEDVKTLLSKNTRIALTCFEKEHHCCHRNQVTEYLKKSADFSTRVSHL; this is encoded by the coding sequence ATGATGTATTACCGACGAAAAGTTTTGTTGGCATTGGTTGAGGCATTTGGCGGCAGACTAAAGCGGACAGATTTTCAAAAACTGCTCTTTTTGTTTTGCCAATATACCGGGCAGAATTTCTACGATTTTTTTCCATATAAATATGGTGGATTTAGTTTCTTGTCTTATCAAGATAAGAGTCGTCTGGTATCACAAGACCTTTTAGGTCGGGACGAGGATTTTGAATTTATAGCAGATGTGTCTTTTGTCGAGCAACTCAAGTCAAAAGATCAAGTTGCTCTTAAGACTTTTGTTGCTGAAACAAATGGATTGCGAGGGAATCCACTCATTCGAAAAACCTATCTCGAGTTTCCTGCTTACGCCTGTCAAAGTACGATTCTTTCAGAAATATTAAGCGAGGATGAAATTGCGTCCTTGCGGCCTTTGTGGAGGCGGGATACATCGCCCTGTCTTTTCACAATTGGATATGAAGGTAAAAGTATTGATGCCTATCTTAATCAATTGATTGCCAATAATGTTAAGGCACTCGTTGATGTGCGTAAAAATCCATTATCTATGAAATACGGTTTTTCTAAAACGAGATTGCGAAGTTATATAGAAAGCGTTGGCCTTCAATATTACCATTTGCCAGAGTTGGGCATTCCATCAAATTTGCGACGGAATCTAAATTTACCTGATGCATATCGAGATTTGTTTGAATATTATCGTACGAAAATTTTACCAGACCAATTCGAGAGTCTCGAAGATGTAAAGACATTGTTGAGCAAAAATACGCGTATTGCATTGACGTGCTTTGAAAAAGAGCATCACTGCTGCCACCGCAATCAGGTGACGGAATACTTAAAGAAGAGCGCAGATTTTAGCACCCGAGTTAGCCATTTATAG
- a CDS encoding cupin domain-containing protein, translated as MEFVQKDVQITPHYFRDDGVVPNNAFPLIVYQNALSLPENDPARAFEQIFAANRWSRSWRNGIYSFHHYHATAHEVLGIAQGSARVCMGGEHGVRLTIGPGDVMVIPAGVGHKNLGASSDLLVVGAYPDGQHPDLCRESAREHKHALKNIPKVPMPTSDPVFGTNGAVMNLWKK; from the coding sequence ATGGAATTCGTCCAAAAAGATGTGCAAATAACACCACATTATTTTCGAGACGACGGTGTGGTTCCAAATAACGCGTTCCCCCTCATCGTCTATCAAAACGCACTGTCACTACCCGAAAACGATCCCGCACGGGCATTTGAGCAGATATTTGCAGCCAATCGCTGGTCGCGTTCGTGGCGCAACGGCATCTATTCCTTTCACCACTACCACGCCACAGCGCACGAAGTACTGGGCATAGCGCAGGGAAGTGCCAGAGTGTGTATGGGCGGTGAACACGGTGTGCGCTTGACAATCGGACCGGGAGATGTCATGGTAATTCCCGCGGGCGTGGGACACAAAAACCTGGGCGCGAGTTCAGATCTATTAGTCGTAGGCGCGTATCCCGATGGACAGCACCCGGATCTGTGTCGAGAAAGTGCCCGTGAACACAAACACGCGCTGAAAAATATCCCCAAAGTACCAATGCCCACTTCCGATCCCGTCTTTGGAACAAATGGTGCCGTAATGAATTTATGGAAAAAATGA